The following are encoded together in the Candidatus Delongbacteria bacterium genome:
- the lptC gene encoding LPS export ABC transporter periplasmic protein LptC — protein sequence MRLWLYILISLFLFSCGDYSYIEKIDENIQEVPDNEGWDLDMEFTEKDNIKARMHAKYMQRKELKRDIYKTDLDSGIIVFFYNKEGVKTGKLESIRGSIDEKTNILTARDSVVLFHPNGAKLYTDKLFYDSKQDLVYTDSPLLYIHNNDTINGTSFKSDSRFETYEIMNMNGKAEKLENFKIK from the coding sequence ATGAGGCTCTGGCTTTATATTTTGATTAGTTTATTCCTTTTTTCCTGTGGAGATTACTCTTACATAGAGAAAATTGATGAAAATATACAGGAAGTACCAGACAATGAAGGCTGGGATCTTGATATGGAATTTACTGAGAAGGATAATATCAAGGCTAGAATGCACGCAAAATACATGCAACGAAAAGAATTAAAGCGTGATATATATAAAACTGATCTTGATTCTGGAATTATTGTATTTTTTTACAATAAGGAAGGTGTAAAAACCGGTAAATTGGAAAGTATCCGTGGAAGTATTGATGAAAAGACAAATATTTTGACGGCAAGGGATAGTGTAGTACTTTTTCATCCAAATGGAGCAAAACTCTACACAGATAAACTTTTTTATGATTCTAAACAAGATCTTGTATATACAGACTCTCCCCTACTTTACATACATAATAATGACACGATTAATGGAACAAGCTTCAAATCAGATTCTAGGTTCGAAACCTATGAGATTATGAATATGAACGG
- a CDS encoding HAD hydrolase family protein, with protein MAIKLIILDVDGCLTDNKIYYYNEEIIAKPFSAKDGFFIKHIMKPLGYTIAIITGGESKIVENRAKVIDIDHIYTGCMNKSDKLDELTKMLNIDYNEVAYFGDDWFDWPAMKKCSYKGSPSDGEEEIKSRVDFVSTLKGGEGSVREFLVSILNKDGRYNEALALYFD; from the coding sequence ATGGCAATAAAACTTATAATACTAGATGTTGATGGATGCTTAACAGATAATAAAATTTATTACTACAATGAAGAAATAATAGCTAAACCTTTTTCTGCAAAAGATGGATTTTTCATTAAGCATATTATGAAACCACTTGGATATACAATCGCAATTATAACAGGCGGTGAGAGTAAAATTGTTGAAAACAGAGCAAAAGTTATAGATATAGATCATATTTACACAGGATGTATGAACAAATCTGATAAACTTGATGAATTGACGAAGATGTTAAATATAGATTATAACGAAGTTGCTTATTTTGGTGACGACTGGTTTGATTGGCCTGCGATGAAAAAATGTTCATATAAAGGCTCCCCTTCTGATGGAGAAGAAGAGATTAAAAGTAGAGTTGATTTTGTTTCTACATTGAAAGGTGGAGAAGGAAGTGTAAGAGAATTTCTTGTTTCAATTTTAAATAAAGATGGCAGGTATAATGAGGCTCTGGCTTTATATTTTGATTAG
- the kdsA gene encoding 3-deoxy-8-phosphooctulonate synthase: MILIAGPCVIEDIGTMKKIADSVKQIEQIYNINVIFKASYKKANRSSINSYTGPGLDEGLRILSDIGKDFELPILTDVHETTDVKVAAEVADILQIPAFLCRQTDLLTACGNSGRYVNIKKGQFVSPQEMDNAVKKVESTGNAKIFLTERGTFFGYNNLVVDFRSFGEMKKFNKPVIYDATHSLQRPAATGTASGGEPDKVRNLARAAMATGWVDGLFIETHPEPLKGRSDALSMVNLEEFKRIVSECLLIKGLVWQ; this comes from the coding sequence ATGATTCTGATTGCTGGACCTTGTGTCATTGAGGACATAGGGACCATGAAGAAGATAGCAGATTCTGTAAAGCAAATAGAACAAATTTACAATATAAATGTAATTTTCAAAGCTTCATATAAAAAAGCAAATAGATCTAGTATCAACTCATATACAGGTCCGGGACTTGATGAAGGATTGAGAATTTTGTCAGATATCGGTAAAGACTTTGAACTTCCAATACTTACAGACGTACATGAAACTACTGATGTAAAAGTTGCCGCAGAAGTAGCTGACATTCTTCAAATACCTGCTTTTTTATGTAGGCAAACTGATCTGCTTACGGCTTGTGGGAATTCTGGTAGATATGTAAATATCAAAAAAGGTCAATTTGTTTCGCCTCAAGAAATGGATAATGCTGTAAAAAAAGTTGAATCTACTGGTAATGCTAAAATTTTTCTAACCGAGAGAGGTACTTTTTTCGGTTATAACAACCTCGTTGTCGATTTCAGATCATTTGGAGAGATGAAGAAATTCAATAAACCTGTGATTTACGATGCAACACACTCCCTTCAAAGGCCTGCTGCTACTGGAACTGCAAGTGGTGGAGAACCTGATAAAGTAAGAAATCTAGCCAGAGCAGCAATGGCTACTGGATGGGTGGATGGCTTGTTTATCGAAACACACCCAGAACCACTAAAAGGCAGATCCGATGCACTTAGCATGGTCAATTTAGAAGAATTTAAGCGGATAGTTTCTGAATGTTTACTGATTAAAGGTCTTGTATGGCAATAA